The DNA segment TTTGAAAGCCTGTTTTATAAACTAACTGTTGAAGGCTTAGATGTAGAATACTATTTGAGTAAAATTATCTGAGCCCATTAACATAGGTATGACAGAAAGGGATAAAGAGTACAAGTGACTGACATGGTGGATACTGGAATTGTAGAAGGCATTTCCCTTTCAATTAACCATTTTCCTTCTTTAATATTGTATGTCACACATGTTTATGAGAAGATAAATCATTAGCTCAAATGAATAGTAGAATTGGTTTTCTGTGGCTTCAAATATTTTTCCCTATTTGCACCATCAATATTAATATTGATAAATATTGATATGTATTGATATAatgatctctctctgtctctctctctctgtctctctctccctctacacacacacacacacacacacacacacacacacacacacacacacacacacattcttggaactcactgtgtagactaacCAGGCAGACTTACACCCTGCCCAGGAAACATGcacagtaaagaaataaaaagcaaccAAGTGTAAAACAGAGCTAAAGGAAAGTTTGACAAAAATGCCACCTCAAACAGAGACTCAGGAAAAAGCAAATGTGAGAAAAGCAGTGATCAGGCGGAGATTAGTTAATCAGGGAGATCCTGATAAAGTATATAGCTCGTCATTGGCCCTCAGCAGACTTGCACTGGAAGAGCAAAGACTGAGCAAAccagaagacagagggaggaacAGTGCAAGTTGAGGctcacagaggaaggaagagccAAGGACAATGGAGGGTGGCTGAAGGCAGGTGGTGCTACCAGACAGTTACAGAACAGGATTCTACAGGGAAGAGACAGTAAGGAGTGGGGAAActgcttttagaaaaaaaatgtctgaagTTGTCTCAAATTACTTTGAGAAAAATAATCCATACATCTCAGAAGTCTTACCTACTTTAACCATAAAGAATGTTAGAACTAGAGGTGGTAGATGTCTTACAGGACAAGCTGCACACACATGGGTTCACAGTGGAGTGACAAAATACATGAGACATGTATAAGCAGAAGCTAGACACAAGAAACTGAGGAAGTGGGTATGAAGTCTCACTGCTTGTTCCTAGCTGTGGAGCTCTTGATAAATGTTAGCCActaggaaaggaagagacagtttTCATGAAGAGTGTAATCACCTTAACTCAACCACAGTCCAGTGGAAGGTATATACACATCAGATATACACATAAGAGTATATGACAGCACAAAATtggtgtgtgtgaaagaaagaaaggaagtaatgaatggaggaaaggaaggagataaGGAGGGTGGGGGGACAGGGAGACAAACAGACAGtgaaatagaaagaaacaaagaaaaatgaaatgttaaaagtaaaaggaatgaatattttcattataattgaaaagaaaatcatagaaatacaaatacataagCTTAGCACAACGAAGTTAGAGTCACTAACATTAAATGTTATATTATGAAATGAACATTGAAAGCTCATAAATTGTTTTTGCTAATTGAAATTTCAAGGACAGTCAGGCCTGTCCattgagactgtctcaaagcaaacaaaaaagcagtTGCTACATGAGTACACCAGCAAACACTGACACAGGCAGGGAAAGAGGGCAGAGGGGCTGTCCTGTCTGCACACTAGAACTGTAGAAGGCACAGATCAGTTTTATTAATTGACATACGTGCTGCTCAATGTTAGATGCTGTATAGTGCCCAGATATCAAAAATAACATCGTAAGTCCAAATGAGCTGCAGAAGTACAGTTTCCTGGAGTTCCAAACCCTCCCTTCTCAACACACAAAGTCTGATCTTCCTGTGAGATTGGTTTAGGCTGAGGTCTCTGTGGTGAGAAAGAACAAACATCTGTGGTTTACCAGAGGTGGCCCAGATATACCAAGTTGGATGCTGGCACTGTGCCAAGGGACACAGAGCATCGCAAAGACTGTCAGAAGCAGATATAGGTGTCTGATACAGCGACAGCACAAGATGTTGTAAGCACAACTGAATACAAGATCAGAGGATCTGCTGATGCAAAAAAAATAGCAGCATGCCCATTGCCCTGAAAATGATGGAGGTGTGTGGATGTTGCTGCTGCTTGGCCATTCAGAGCCCAGTCTTGTAGTGAACATCATGAAGAAAGCCATTTAGAATTGTTCCAACTTAGAAACCACATTCCATCTGGAGCAGGAGTCAATTCCAACACCCAACCCAGTTGTGAGCTTACCATTACGCGCTTTTCAGTGTTGTCCCATTGAGACTCCTCACACATGCCCAAAATTGTGCACAGGTGCTCATGGTGCATTCTGCCAAGGCATTGAAATTACAATGCAAATAACAAAATTTGTTGAagaatttttcattcttttacctAAAGGATTTGTATTATGTGTTCTGTATCTGGTAGAGATAATAGATACTTTTCTTACAAAAGGTAATTGCTAAGTTTCATATAATTGACAAAACATGAAGAATTCCACACAATATTTCTCTCTGTATTGTTCTACACTTTCAACATTACTGCTTGGATGGAAATCTCAGGATAAGCACTTTCCTTAGAATTCCTTTTATGTCcctgttcctcaggctgtagatgaaagGGTTCAGCATGGGGGTCACCACTGTGTACATCATGGCACCTGCCATGTCCCTCCCAGCTGAGTGAGGGGATGAAGAGGAGAAATACTCAGCAATGATGGTGCCATAGAAGAGGCAGACCACAGCCAGGTGGGAGCCACAGGTGGAGAAGGCTTTCCATCCTCCCCTGGGGGATGAGACTCTCAAGACAGCACAAGTGATGTGGATGTAGGAGATCAGGATACAGACAAATGGGGTGACAATGATCACAGCTCCCTCTGTAAGAATCATCAGTTCATTGAGATGTGTGTCTGAGCAGGAGAGTTTCAGGAGGGGAGTTGCATCGCAGAAGAAGTGGGGGATGATGTTGTCTGCACAGAACGAGAGGGGAGCCATGAGCAGTATGTGTAACAGACAGTTCAGATTGGCTACCACCCATGACCCCATGACAAGAAGGGCACAGAGCTGATGGGTCATCTTTGTTGTGTACTGTAAAGGGTGGCATATGGCCACAAATcggtcataggccatcacagCCAGAAGGAAATTGTCCATATCAGCAAACACACAGAAGAAATACAACTGTGTGAGACACCCAGAGAAGGTAATGACCTGACTCCCTAGTATGTGGTTGACCAGTACCTTGGGGACAGTGGTGGAGGAGAAGCAGACATCCACAAAGGACAGGttgctgaggaagaagtacatgggggtgtgtaggtGGGAGTCTGTGCTAATGGCCAGAATGATGAGCAGGTTTCCCAGGACAGTGGCCAGGTACATGgtgaggaagagcaggaagaggagctgctgctgctgctggggctgcCTGGAGAGTCCCAGGAGGAGGAACTCGGAGACACTGGACTGGTTGGTGCTGCTCATGAGCCTGAGGCCAGCTACAGAAAGGAGAAGCCGAAGTCAGAAGGCCATTTTCAGGTTTGGATGATATAACCAGGTTCACATTAATCCTGCATTAGAGTTTATGAATTAAGATTCACTCCTAATTTACATGTACTCTATTTACAAATTTGAGATTTAGGCTGTGTTAGTTTCCTAGATTGTCTcattaattttattggatataacATACGAATATTCATGCACATCATTCTAACCTGTATCTGGTAACATTTCCCGTCTTCCTTCCACTCCTTAGAAGCTCACAGGAAAAGAGGAGTAGCTAGTTATTTTATTGATCTCAAGCTCCAACTGGTGGTCCTGTGActcctgctgcttcctcctctatgggagagagtgagcagcacATGTTGCAGAAGAAACATTGGCATCTCTAATACCCTGAAAATAGTTAACATGC comes from the Rattus norvegicus strain BN/NHsdMcwi chromosome 10, GRCr8, whole genome shotgun sequence genome and includes:
- the Or1f20 gene encoding olfactory receptor Olr1366, translating into MSSTNQSSVSEFLLLGLSRQPQQQQQLLFLLFLTMYLATVLGNLLIILAISTDSHLHTPMYFFLSNLSFVDVCFSSTTVPKVLVNHILGSQVITFSGCLTQLYFFCVFADMDNFLLAVMAYDRFVAICHPLQYTTKMTHQLCALLVMGSWVVANLNCLLHILLMAPLSFCADNIIPHFFCDATPLLKLSCSDTHLNELMILTEGAVIIVTPFVCILISYIHITCAVLRVSSPRGGWKAFSTCGSHLAVVCLFYGTIIAEYFSSSSPHSAGRDMAGAMMYTVVTPMLNPFIYSLRNRDIKGILRKVLILRFPSKQ